AGCGCCATGACGCCCGCGCCGATCCAGAGCCAGCCGCGGTGCTCGCGCACGCCTTGCCAGACCAGCCAGGCGCCGCCGATCTCGAAGAGCGCGGCGACGACGAAGAGGGCGGCGGAGCGGACGATCAGCATGCCGTCACTCTCGCACGGGCCGCATTCCCCTCTTCCGTCACCTGATGGACGGCGCCTGTCCGCGGTCCGGGGTGGCATACATCGGGTGATCACGTGAGCGTGAGTGCGTGCGGGCCCCGAGCGAAGGAAGCGACGTCATGCGGATGATGGAGATGCGGATGCGATTGCGGAGGCGGTCGGGGATGCGGTGGGGGACGGGGATCGATACGTGGGTGCGGGGCATGGGTGTGGCGGGTGTGGGGGCGGCCCTGACGCTGGGCGGGGCGTCGTCCGTCGGCGCCCTCACTCCCGAGGCCGATCTCGCCTATCACGGCTCGGTGGCCCTGGCGGCCGGGCTCGTCGACCTGGGGCTGACCCCGCGGAACCACGGTCCGAGCGCTGTCGAGGACGCGACGGTCCGGCTGCGCTGGTCGGCCCCGCTCGCGGATGTGCAGCGGCTGCCGGGCGACTGCGCGCGTTCGGGCGAACGGGCGGTGGTGTGCCGTACGGGGCCGCTGGCGGCGGACGGGCTGGGGGACCAAATGCGGCTGAACGTACGGCTGCGGGGGGAGCCGTCGGAGGTGACGCTGGAGATCGACACGGTGTGGGGCGGCGGTGCGGTCGACCGCAATCACGGCAACGACCGGCAGCGGGTGCTGGTGCTGGACACCGGGGACTCGTACGTGTTCTAGGACCCGGAGCAGGCAGTAAGGGCGGACGAAGGGGTGTGCCATGTCAGGGAACCCGCGTGCGCGGCTGCTCGACGAGCTGTCCACCGTCTCGCGCCGCTACATGGCCTCGTACGCGCTCTTCAACCAGGCCCTCGCCGACCGTCTGAAGCTGCACCCCACGGACATGCAGTGCGTGAACCTGCTCAGCCTGGAGGGCGGGCCGGTGACGACCGGCCGGATCGCGGAGCTGACCGGTCTGACGACCGGTTCGGCGACGCGGCTGGTGGACCGGCTGGAGAAGGCGGGCTATGTCGTACGGCAGCGGGACGCCGTCGACCGGCGACGGGTGCTGGTGGCGACCGTGCCGGAGAAGGTCGCCGAGTTCGGGCGGGTGTGGGACCGGCTGGGCGGCGGCTGGTACGCGCTCTTCGACGAGCTGGCGGACGACGAACTGGCCCTGATCATCGGGCACATGCGCCGCACGGTGGACCTGAGCGCGGAGCAGATCGCCCGCCTGCGGGACGGGGACCTTCAGGAGGCCGACGAGGACCGTCCGGAGCCTCGGGAGCCTTCGGATGAGGCGTCGTCGTAACGCTCCCGCGCCTCGTTGACCTCCTCGATGTGCAGTTCCGCCCAGTCCTTCACGGCGGAGAGGAGTCCGGCGAGGCTGGTGCCGAGAGGGGTCAGTTCGTAGTCGACGCGGACGGGCACGGACGGCGTCACCGTGCGGACCAGGATGCCGTCGCGCTCCAGTGAACGCAGCGTCTGCGTCAGCATCTTGGGGCTGATCCCCGCGAGCTTGCGGCCCAGGTCGCTGTAGCGCATCGAGGCCCCGTCCGTCTGGGCGAGCGCGCTGACGACCAGGCTGACCCACTTGTCGCTGATGCGGTCGAGGAGCTGGTTGGTGGGGCAGCTGCGGATGAACGCGTCGTACTCGATCCGCGCCTGCGCGCGCCGCTGCGCCGCGGTCGTGGTCGCCATGACTCACCTCCGGGTGAGGTACGCACCTTCAGGTGCCTACTAACCAAAAGAGAGTAACTCTTCCTAAGGTTGTTGCAACGGGAGAGAAACCCGAATGAATCAGGTGAATCTACCCGCCAAGCGCGGGAAACAGGGAGAGCTGACATGCGGGCAGTGGTCGTGACGGAGTTCGGTGGGCCGGAAGCGGTGGAGATCGCGGAGGTCGAGGTGCCGGAGCCGGGCGCCCGGCAGATACGGATCAAGGTGGCGGCCGCCGCCCTCAATCCGGTCGACGCCGGGGTGCGCGCGGGCGGCTTCGGGGGCGCGGGGCGGCGGCTCGGACTGGGCTGGGACGTGGCCGGGTCGGTGGACGCGGTGGGCGCGGACGCGGGGTGGAGGGTCGGCGACGAGGTGGTGGCGCTGTCGTACGGGGCGGTCAAGTCCCTCGGCACGCACGCCGATCACGTGGTCGTGGAGGCGGACGCGGTGGCCGGGGCGCCGAGCTCGGTGGACCCCGTCCACGCGGCCACCCTGCCCCTCAACGCCCTCACCGCGGACCAGGCCCTGGACCTGCTGGCCCTGGAGCCCGGGCAGAGCCTGGCGGTGACGGGTGCGGCGGGGGCGGTCGGCGGGTACGCCGTCCAACTCGCCGCCCATCGGGGCCTCGTGGTGACGGGGGTGGCCCGCGAGGGTGACGAGGAGCTCGTACGGTCCCTGGGGGCGGCCCACGTCGCGCCGGGTGGCGTGGAGGGCGTGGACGGGGTGCTGGACGCGGCGATTCTCGGCGCGGCGGCGTTGGAGTGGGTGCGGGACGGCGGGGTGTTCGTGGGCGTCATCCCGGGGACGCATCCGGCGTCCGTACGGGGGGTGCGGACGGGCTCGGTGGAGGTGCGCGCCGACGGGGCGCGCCTCGCGGAGCTGGTGGCCCTCGTCGACGAGGGGGTGCTCACGACCCGGGTCGCCGACACCTACGGGCTGGAGGAGGCGGGGAAGGCGCACGCGCGGCTGGCCGAGGGCGGGCTGCGGGGGCGGCTGGTCCTGATCCCCTGAGTCCGTGGGGTGCCCGAACGAGTCCGCGGGGTGCCCGAAGGGGCCATGGGGTGGGGGCTCCGCCCCCAGACCCCCAGGGGGGTTTGTCGGCTGCCGGTGGGTGGGGGCTTGGCGCGCAGTTCCCCGGGGGCGGGGCTGCGCCCCGGCCCGTCCGCGGGCGGAGTCGGGTCAGTGGGTGGTGGCTGCGTAGCTGGTGGGGGGTACTCCTACCGTCGCCGTGAAGTCGCGGACGAGGTGGGCCTGGTCGGCGTAGCCGAGGTCGGCGGCGAGGGCGGCCCAGTCGACCGGGCCGGAGGCCTCCGCGCGGGACAGGGCCTCGTGGATCCGGTAGCGCAGGATGATCCACTTCGGGCCGACGCCGACGTACGCGGCGAAGAGCCGTTGCAGGGCCCGTACGGTCATCCCCTCGGCGCGTGCGAAGTCGCCGACGTGCCGGATGGCGCGGTCGCCCCGGATGCGGTCCACCAGGGCCATGGCGAGGTCGGCCTGGGGATCCGGGCGCGGACCGAGGCCCAGGAGGAACGCGTCGAGCGCGGCCACGCGTGCGTCCTCGTCGGCGGGGTCGAGGACGGAGGGGACCGTGCCGGCGTCCACCGTGGGAAACACCGTGTGGAGCGGGATCCGCTCGCCCGTGAGTGACGTCAGGGCCCGTCCCGGCGCGAAGGGGCGGAAGCCCCCCGGGCGGAACTGGATCCCGCACACCCGTCCCCGGCCCTCCAGTTTCTGTGTGAACAGGTCGAGGCCGATGCCGGCCACCTCGCCGAAGTCGACGGGGTTGCGACCCGCGTACCTCTGGAAGACGACGTTCACGGACGGGTGCGGGACCACGTGGGAGGCGTACGGCTCGGGCAGGTCCCAGTCGATCAGCCAGTAGTGCTCCAGGTAAGGGCGGAGCGGCTCGGCCGGTTCGCGGCGGCGGAAGCGGACGCGCGCGAAGAGCTCCGCGGCGTCGACGATGCCTCGGGTGTCACGGCGTGGGGCGGCCATGACGGGATCGTAGGGCGGGGCACTGACAGTCGGGGGCAGAGGCAGAGGCAGAGGCAGAGGCAGAGACAGAGGCAGAGGCAGGGGGCGGGGGCAGGGGCGAGGAGCCGGGGGCGGGGGGTGCGCGGAATAGCGACGGAGGGCGGATCGTTTGGGGGTATAGTTGAATCGTAAACAACCTGGAGGGTGAGCGACCATGCAGTTCGGAATCTTCAGCGTCGGCGATGTCACGGCGGACCCGACGACCGGCCGTACGCCGACCGAGGCCGAGCGGATCAAGGCCATGGTCGCCATCGCGCAGAAGGCGGAGGAGGTGGGCCTGGACGTGTTCGCGACGGGTGAGCACCACAACCCGCCGTTCGTGCCGTCGTCTCCGACCACGATGCTCGGCTATGTCGCGGCGCGGACCGAGCGGCTGATCCTCTCGACGTCGACCACGCTGATCACCACCAACGACCCGGTGAAGATCGCGGAGGACTTCGCGATGCTGCAGCACCTGGCCGACGGTCGGGTGGACCTGATGATGGGGCGCGGGAACACCGGGCCGGTGTATCCCTGGTTCGGGCAGGACATCCGCCAGGGCATCAACCTGGCCGTGGAGAACTACGCGCTGCTGCGCCGGCTGTGGCGCGAGGACGTGGTGACGTGGGAGGGCAAGTTCCGCACGCCGCTGCAGTCGTTCACCTCGACGCCGCGTCCGCTGGACGGGGTGCCGCCGTTCGTGTGGCACGGCTCGATCCGGTCGCCGGAGATAGCCGAGCAGGCCGCGTACTACGGTGACGGGTTCTTCCACAACAACATCTTCTGGCCGGCCGACCACACCCAGCGGATGGTCGAGCTCTACCGGGAGCGGTACGCGCACTACGGGCACGGCACGCCCGAGCAGGCGATCGTCGGTCTCGGCGGGCAGGTGTTCATGCGGAAGAACTCCCAGGACGCCGTGCGCGAGTTCCGGCCGTACTTCGACAACGCGCCGGTCTACGGGCACGGACCCTCCCTGGAGGAGTTCACCGACCAGACCCCGCTGACCGTCGGCTCCCCGCAGGAGGTCATCGAGAAGACCCTGGCCTTCCGCGAGTACGCCGGTGACTACCAGCGCCAGCTGTTCCTGGTGGACCACGCCGGGCTGCCGCTGAAGACGGTCCTCGAGCAGCTCGACCTGCTCGGCGAGGAGGTCGTCCCGGTGCTGCGTGAGGAGTTCGCCAAGGGGCGCCCGGCGGATGTGCCGGACGCGCCGACCCACCAGTCCCTGCTCAAGGCCCAGGAAGTGAGCGTCGCATGAAGCTCGTCGTCGTCTCGGCGGGGCTGAGCGTCCCCTCGTCGACCCGGCTGCTGGCCGACCGGCTGGCCGCCGCCACCGGCCGGTACACGTCCGTCGACGTCCAGGTCGTCGAACTGCGCGACCTGGCCGTGGAGATCGCCCACAACTTCACCAGCGGCTTTCCCGGACGGGCCCTGTCCGCGGCCCTGGAGGCGGTGACGCAGGCGGACGGGCTGATCGTGGTCACACCGGTGTTCTCCGCCTCCTACAGCGGCCTGTTCAAGTCCTTCTTCGACGTACTGGACCAGGACGCGCTCACCGGCAAGCCGGTCCTGATCGCCGCGACCGGCGGCTCGGCCCGTCACTCCCTCGTCCTCGAACACGCCCTGCGCCCCCTCTTCGCCTACCTGCGCGCCGTGGTCGTACCGACCGCGGTCTACGCGGCCTCGGAGGACTGGGGTGCGGAAGGCCTGGCCGAGCGGATCGACCGCGCGGCGGGCGAACTGGGCAGGCTCATGGAAGGACTGGGCTCCGGGGCCGGGACTGTGCGAAGGGCCGATGTGGCGGACACGGCGGGTGCGGCGGACAAGGCGGACGCGGCGGTGGTCGTGGACACCGACACCGCCGCCGCCATCGCGCCGCGCTCGCTCGACGGGGCTCTCGCCTCGGCCGACAGGTTCACTGTCATCCCCTTCGAGCAGCAGCTCGCCGCGCTGCGGCCGTAGTGGAGGAGGCCGTGAGGCCGGAAGAAGGGGTGGCCACCACCGTCCTGTGCTTCCGGCCCACCCCCTCCGTACCGGCCGGACCCCTACGGGGGATTCGCGGGTCCGCCCGTCCTGACATACGGGACAGACTGATCGGGCGAGGTAAGGGGCTCGCGGGCGGAGGGGTGAGAGGCGGGTAAGAAGCCCACCCTCACCACCGCCCACCAGGTGGTACCCGGCCAGCGGCTTGGCAGACTGGTGGGGTGCCCCAGAATGTGCTGCTCGCCGAGGACGACCGTGCCATCCGCCATGCCCTGGAAAGGGCACTCACACTGGAGGGGTACGCGGTGACGGCCGTCGCCGACGGCGTAGAGGCGCTGGCCCAGGCCCACCGCACTCCACCGGACGTTCTCGTCCTGGACGTGATGATGCCCGGTATCGACGGGCTGCAGGTGTGCCGCGTGCTGCGCGCTGAGGGGGACCGTACGCCGATCCTGATGCTCACCGCGCTGGTCGAGACGGCCGACCGCATCGCGGGTCTGGACGCCGGGGCCGACGACTACGTGGTCAAGCCGTTCGACGTGGAGGAGGTCTTCGCCCGGCTGCGGGCCCTGCTCCGCCGGACGGGTCCGGTGAACGGAACCCCCGCCGACGCACCGGCGTCGTCACCGTCGGTGTCCGCGTCGAAGGAGGCGTCGGGGCAGATCTCCGCGGCCGGGCTGCGCATGGACATCCAGGCGCGCCGCGCCTGGCGCGGACAGCGCGAGCTGGAACTCACCCGCACCGAGTTCGAGCTGCTCGAACTGCTCGTCCGCAACGCGGGCATCGTCCTCGACCACGCCACGATCTACGACCGCATCTGGGGCTACGACTTCGGTCCCGGCTCCAAGAACCTCGCCGTGTACGTGGGGTATCTGCGGCGCAAGCTCGACGAGCCGGCGGCACCGGCGCTGATCCACACCGTCCGGGGCGTGGGGTACGTGCTGAGGGAGGACTGAGTGCCCCCCCGATGGCTCACGGGGCTGCGGCCCCGGCGGGTGTCCTCGCTGCGGGCCACCTTCACCCTGTCCTTCGCCGCCGTGGCCGCCGCGGTCACCGTCCTCGTCGGGTTCCTGAGTTACGACGCCGCCGCCCGGCTGGTGCGGGTGGACCAGCAGACCGTCTTCTCCGGTGTCGTGCAGGACCTGCGGGTCCAGGTGCGCGAGACGGCGCTGGACCCGGGTGATTTCTCGTCGTCCGACCCCGATCACGACGGGCCCCTGGACGACATCATCCGGCCCGCCCGTACGGACGTGCAGGTGCTCGGGCGCGGTGGGGTGATATCCGACCGGGGGAACCCCGCGCTGCCCGTGACCACCGCCGACCGGCGGACCGCCGCGTCCGCCACCGCGGGCAGGTGGGTGGAGCACGGGGAGGTCGACGTCGCCGGCGACCGCTACCGGGTGGCGACCGTCGCGCTCGGCGGCGGGCGGGGCGCGGTGCAGGTGGCCCAGCAGTTCAGCGACACGGAGGATCTGCTGCGGGAGCTGCAGCAGCGGACCGTGCTGCTGGTGGGGGCGGTGGTGATCGCGTCGGGGCTGTTCGGCTGGTGGCTGGCACGGCGCATCACCCGGCGGCTGGTGCGGCTGGCCGGGGCCGCGGAGGACGTGGCGCGCACCGGGCGGCTCGGCATCCAGGTGCCGGTGGCGGGATACGACGAGGTGGCCCGTCTCGGCCGCTCCTTCGACCGGATGCTCGGCCGGCTCGCCCAGTCCGAGGAGGACCAGCGTCGGCTGGTCCAGGACGCGGGCCATGAACTCCGTACGCCGCTGACCTCGCTGCGTACGAACATCTCCATGCTGCGCCGCATCGACGAGCTGCCGCCCGACGCCCGCGAGGAACTGGTCGCCGACCTGGCGCAGGAGTCCCGTGAGCTGACCGACCTCGTCAACGAGCTGGTGGCGCTCGCGGCCGGACGGTCCGACACCGAGCCCGTGCAGCGGATCGACCTGGCCGATCTCGCCGAGGACGTGGCGATCGCCTCGCGGCGCCGCACCGGGCGGGACGTCCTCATCAGGGTGGGCGGTGACACGACGGTCGACGGCCGTCCCACGGCGCTCCAGCGGGCGATATCCAACCTGGTGGAGAACGCGGCCAAGTTCGACCGCGAGGGCAAGGCGCCGATCGAGATCGCGGTCACCGGTCCCGCCCGCCCCGGCGCCGGGGCGGGCGGCGGTCTTCCGCGCAGCGTCCGGATCGAGGTCCTCGACCGGGGTCCCGGCGTGGTCGAGGGCGATCTCGTCCGGGTCTTCGACCGTTTCTACCGCGCCACCGACGCCCGCAGCCTGCCCGGTTCCGGGCTCGGTCTGTCCATCGTCCGCGAGGTGGCCACCGGCCACGGCGGAGCGCCGTTCGCCTTCCGGCGGGAGGGGGGAGGCGCGGTCATCGGGTTCACGGTGAGCGCGGACTACCCGACGGAAGAGGACTGACGGGCGGACGGCTTTCTGGCCCCGGCCCTTCGGAGCCGCGTCTCCGGCATGATCCGCCGGACGGCCCCTGAGCGGGTCCGGCGAAGTCCGGTGCGGTTCGGCGGAGCGCTCAGCCGACGTGTACGCGCGGTCGGCGGGAGCGGTCGGGTTCGGCCTCGCGCAGGACCTCTCGGGTGACGGGGGCGACCTCGCCCTGGCCGAAGAGGAAGAAGCGCAGGAAGTTGGTGAAGGGGTTGCCCTCGGTCCACTCGAAGTAGATGTGCGGGGTGCAGCCGGTGCGGTCGCGGACGTACAGGAGCAGGGCGGCGAGGGCGTTGGGGATGGAGGAGGACTCCAGGGTCAGGACGCGGTAGCGGCCGTGGAGCACCTCGCCGCGTACGGTCAGGCCCGCCTCGAACTCCGAGGGGTCCAGGACGGTGACCTCGACGAAGACGAAGTCCTCCTGGGCCGGGAGGTCGTTGTCGGCGCGGATCTGCTCGATCTTCTCGCGGTACTCGGTCTTGTCGCGGTTGTCGGGTTCGTTGGCGATGAACCGGATCCGGCGGCTGGCTATGTCGCGTACGAACCGGTCCGCCATGTCGTCCAGGCTCACACTGGTCACCCGCAGTTCGAAGGCGCGGGCCAGCCGGGAGAGCAGCGAGACGAGGATGATGCCGGCGATGAAGCAGGCGCCGATCTTGACGCCGTCGGGGCGTTCGATGACGTTCACGACGGTCGTGTAGAGGAAGACCGCAGAGATGACGGCGAAGGCGATGGTCCAGTTGCGCTGGCCGGCCTTGCGCGCGGCGATGGTCACGGCGATCGCGGCGGAGCTGATGAGGACGAGGACACCGGTGGCGTAGGCGCCGCCCTGCGCGTCGACGTCGGCATTGAAGATCCAGGTGACCAGGAACGCCACCAGGGTGAAGACGATCACCATGGGGCGGACGGCCCGTGCCCAGTGCGGGGCCATGCCGTAGCGGGGGAGGTAGCGGGGCATGAGGTTGAGCAGTCCGGCCATGGCGGAGGCGCCCGCGAACCACAGGATGGCGATGGTCGACACGTCGTAGACCGTGCCGAAGGCGCCGCCGAGGTATTCGTGCGCGAGATAGGCGAGGGCGCGGCCGTTGGCCTGGCCGCCGGACTTGAACTCCTGCTCCGGGATGAGGAGCGTCGTGATGAAGCTGGTGAAGATGAGGAAGACGCTCATGATCACGGCGGCGGTGGTCAGCAGCTTCTTGGTGTCCCGGATGCGGCCGGTCGGCTTCTCGTCGGTGTCGGTGGCGTCGCCCTGGACGTGCGGCATGACGGCGACGCCGGTCTCGAAGCCGGAGAGGCCGAGGGCCAGTTTGGGGAAGACCAGGAGGGCGACCCCGACCATCGCGAAGACGTTTCCGTGTTCGGTGGTCAGGGCGCTGGTCCAGTCGGTGATCACATGCTCGGCCGTCGCCACGTGCCACAGGCCCACGATCACGACCACGACGTTGAGGGCGAGATAGATCCCGACCAGGACGACGGCGACGCCGATCGCCTCGAGGAAGCCCTTGAGGAACACCGCGCCGAGCAGGGCCACCAGGATGAGCGTGATCAGCATCTGCTGGTTGTGCAGCGTGCTGGTGAGGTGGGGGTTCTCGACCAGGTGGGTGGAGGCGTCGGCCGCCGACAGGGTGATGGTGATCAGGAAGTCGGTGGCGGCGAAGCCCAGCAGGGTCAGGACGAACAGCTTGCCCTGCCAGAACGACAGCAGCCGCTCCAGCATCGCGATCGAGCCCTCGCCGCGCGGGCTCTCCTCGGCCACCCGCCGGTAGACGGGCAGTGCGCCCGCCAGGGTGACGATGACGAGCACGATGGTCGCGACGGGCGAGAGGAGTCCGGCGGCCAGGGCCGCGATGCCGGGCTGGTAGCCCAGTGTCGAGAAGTAGTCGACGCCGGTCAGGCACATCACCCGCCACCAGCGCTGCCCCTGGTGCACGGGCTCCGGCAGGGCGTGCGGGCCCTGCGGGGTCTTGCCCATGTCGGACAGCCCCTCGAGCATCCACGCACGCAGCCGGCTCGTACCCGTCGTACCTCCGGTACGAGCGTGGTCGGTGGTGGCCATCGGGGTGCTCCTGACGTGCTGCCCGGCGTAGTGCCCATTGTGATCCGATTGTGGGCAATGGGGGAGGAAACGGCAGGGCGGGTGGACATTACGGCGAACGGGGGACGGCGGTGCGGTCGCGGAGGCGGCAGCCCTCGGTCCGGCACCGAGGTCCGGCACTCCGGTCCGGCGTTCGGTCCGCCCCCGACGACGAGAATGCCGTGCTTTTCGCACATGTGGTCGGCCGACGGCGTCAAGGCCGCGTCAAAGTCGTCCGGTGCGACATCAGGGGCTCATCAAGGTCCGGTGTGTGTGAGGTGAAGCGGTCGCAGACTGGGCGCGGCACGGGGGACACGGACGAGCGGTCCGTGGCGTGCCGATGGAGGGGTTCGTGGCTGTCACGGCCGGTACCACGCACAGTCCTGCGGCGCGAGCCGGGACCACGCACAGTCCGGCGCGAGCCGGGACCGTCGGAGCGCCACCGCCCGTGGCGAGCGCCCCTTCCGGGGGTGGGCACCAGCCTCGGCCCAGGCGCGGGGGGTCGCGATCGAGACGCCCCCGACGCGCCGGGCGGTCCCGAAGTCCCAGGCTCCCTCTGCGTCTCGCAGCCCGAAGAGCCGCCACCGCCCTCCGTCGCCGTTTCTGGGCGACCCTGCCCGCGCGACTGCGGCTGCTGCGGACCGTCACCCTCCTGCTGACCGTCACCCTCGCCCTGCTGCTCGGGCTGGCCGGACTCGCCGCCACCGGCACCTGGGACACTGTCGCGGGCCGCGACGCACCCCGCACCACCAGCGCCGCCGACCTGAACCTCGCGCTCAACGACATGGACGCGCAGGCCGCCAACCTCCTGCTGGCCGGCGGCGACGGGGGCAAGGGGCGCCTGGCGACGCCGTACGACAAGGCGGTCGGCTTCTACGGGGACGCGCGCCGCGCGATCGGGCGCGACCTGCGCACCCTCGCCGTCGCCGCCCAGGGCGACGCCGCCGACGAGCACACCGTCGAGTCGCTCACCGACGACTTCGCCGAGTACCAGGAGCTGATCGGCCGCGCGCTGGAGAACGACGACCGCGCCGGCGGCAGACCGGCCGCGCTCGTCGACTACCGCGAGGCCACCGATCTTCTCCAGGCCCGGCTCCTGCCGAGCGCGAGAAAGCTGGTGGACTCCAACGACAGCGCCTTCGACCGGCAGTACGACCAGGCCCGTTCGGTCCTCGCGGCCCAGCTCGCCGCCGTTCTCGTGCTCGGCGCGCTGCTGCTCGCCGCCCTCGGCGTCCTCCAGTGGTACCTGGCCCGCCGCTTCCGTCGGATCCTCAACCCCCGTGTGCTGGCCGCCACCGTCTGCGCGCTGCTCGCCGTGCTCCTCGGCGGCCAGGCGCTGTCCGCCTCCGCCGACCGGCTGCACGGCGCCCGTCGCGACGCCTTCGACTCCGTCGTCGCCCTCTCCCGCGCCCGCGCGATCGCCTACGACGCGAACGCCGACGAGAGCCGTTTTCTGCTGGACCCCGAGCGCCGCGAACAGTACGCGCAGGCGTTCCTCGCCAAGTCGCAGCAGTTGTACGGGATGAAGGGCGCGACCCTCGACTCGTACGACGTCGGGCTCGTCACGACCTGGAAGGAGTACCGCGCCGACCACCACACCCTCGACTTCGGCGGCGAGTTCGCGCGGGAACTCGCCAACCTCACCTTCCCCGGCGAACGGGCCGCGGCGGAGCGGACGGTGGACGCGTACGCCGTCTACCAGCGCGACGACCGGAGGATCCGGGCCCTGGTCGCGCGGGGCAAGGAGGGCGAGGCCGTCGCGTTCTGCATGGGCTGGGAGCCGGGCACGTCCAACGCCCACTTCGGGGCCTGGATGACGGCGCTGGACCAGGTGACGGACATCAACCGGCGGCACTTCACGGCGGCGGTCCGCGCGGGCCGCTTCGAGGCCACCGGACTGCTCCCGTGGACGTGCGGTCTGCTGCTCGGCGCGGGTGCGCTGATCCTGCTGGGGCTGCGACCGAGACTCGCCGAGTTCCGTTGAACGGGGGTCCGTTGAACGGGGGTGCGGTGAGCGGGGGTGCGCCGAACCGGGTCCCGCCGTGGGCGCGTCACCGGTGCCGGGTGCCCGCCCGGGGCGCCGGCCCCTGCGGTTCCCCCCGCCGGAAGGACCCCGGCGCCCTGGCCGCGGGCCGGTCGGCATGGGCGGAGGACGTCAGCTGCCACGGCACGCTCGTGACCATGACTCCCGGGGTGAACAGGAGCCGGTTCTTCAGCCACAGCGCCGACTGGTTGTGCAGGAGGTTCTCCCACCAGTGTCCGACGACGTACTCGGGGATGAAGACGGCGACGATGTCCCGCGGGCTCTCGCGGCGGATCGAGCGGACGTACTCCACGACAGGCCGGGTCACCTCGCGGTACGGCGAGTCGATGATCTTCAACGGGACGTCGATGCCGTACTCCTCCCAGCGCCTGAGCAGCGCCGCAGCCTCGTCACGGTCGACGGAGACCGTCAGGGCCTCCAGCCGGTCGGGGCGGAAGGCGCGCGCGTAGGCGAGGGCACGGAGGGTCGGCTTGTGCAGGGTGGAGACCAGTACGATCCCCAACACGCGTGAGGGGAGGGTGA
This portion of the Streptomyces mirabilis genome encodes:
- a CDS encoding amino acid transporter; protein product: MATTDHARTGGTTGTSRLRAWMLEGLSDMGKTPQGPHALPEPVHQGQRWWRVMCLTGVDYFSTLGYQPGIAALAAGLLSPVATIVLVIVTLAGALPVYRRVAEESPRGEGSIAMLERLLSFWQGKLFVLTLLGFAATDFLITITLSAADASTHLVENPHLTSTLHNQQMLITLILVALLGAVFLKGFLEAIGVAVVLVGIYLALNVVVVIVGLWHVATAEHVITDWTSALTTEHGNVFAMVGVALLVFPKLALGLSGFETGVAVMPHVQGDATDTDEKPTGRIRDTKKLLTTAAVIMSVFLIFTSFITTLLIPEQEFKSGGQANGRALAYLAHEYLGGAFGTVYDVSTIAILWFAGASAMAGLLNLMPRYLPRYGMAPHWARAVRPMVIVFTLVAFLVTWIFNADVDAQGGAYATGVLVLISSAAIAVTIAARKAGQRNWTIAFAVISAVFLYTTVVNVIERPDGVKIGACFIAGIILVSLLSRLARAFELRVTSVSLDDMADRFVRDIASRRIRFIANEPDNRDKTEYREKIEQIRADNDLPAQEDFVFVEVTVLDPSEFEAGLTVRGEVLHGRYRVLTLESSSIPNALAALLLYVRDRTGCTPHIYFEWTEGNPFTNFLRFFLFGQGEVAPVTREVLREAEPDRSRRPRVHVG